CGCTTTCGCAAAAAAATACCTCAAGGGTAAGGTGAACACGATTCACCTTCTCCCCTTTATTAGATACGATTCTGATAGAGGATTCTCCATAATCGATTATAGAGAAGTGGATTCAAGGATTGGTGATTGGAGCGATATAGCGGAGTTGAAGAAGAATTTCAAGTTGATGTTTGACCTCGTCCTCAACCACGTTTCCGACAAGCATTTCTGGTTTCAGGAATTTAGGAAAGGCAACCCGCAGTACAGAGACTATTTCATATGGTTTGACGAGTCCACTTTGCCGAGCAAAGAACTGCTCGAAAGAGTGGTCAGGCCAAGGCTAACCCCTATACTTTCAAGATACGAAACTGTTGAAGGCGAAAAATTTGTGTGGACAACTTTCCCACACAATCAAGTGGACTTAAACTACAGGAACGAGAGAGTTCTTCTAGAGATGGTGGACATTATGCTCTTTTACGTTTCTAAGGGTGCCGACATCATCAGACTGGACGCTGTCCCCTACTTATGGAAAGAGTTGGGAACAAGCTGCCTAAACTTGAAGCAAGCGCATTTAATAGTCCAACTACTCAGAGATATTTTGAACGCGGTTGCGCCCCACGTTTCCATCCTAGTTGAGGCGAACGTTCACCACAAAGATAACGTCCAGTACTTTGGAGATGGACGGAACGAAGCCCACATAGTCTACAATTTCACCCTCCCACCCTTACTCATCCATGCGTTTTACACAGAGGATGCCTCACATCTCTCGAAATTGGTTGGATTGCTGGAAAATCCGTCGGGCGAAACCACTTACCTAAACATTCTGGACACGCATGATGGTATAGGTCTCTTATCCGTGAAAGACGTTCTCACAGACAGGGAAATTGAGAAAATGGTGAAAAAGTCTGTGGAAAACGGTGGGCTGGTAAGCAACATGAGGGATCCAGACGGCGGCGAAAGCCCGTACGAGATGAATATAACATGGTGGTGCGCGCTTCAATCCACATACTTATCAATCAAGACTGAAACGGATACTCTGATTAAAAGATATCTGGCTTCCAGGGCCATAGCCTTATCCCTGAAGGGTGTTCCCGCCATTTATCTGAACGGTTTATTGGGCGCTTTAAATGACCTTGAGGGCGCTAAGAGAACTGGGTATAACAGGGACATTAACAGAAGGAATTTTAACCTAAGTGACCTTCTAAGGGAAATTGAGGATAAAAATTCGAGGACGCACAGTGTATTTTACGGATACTTGAACCTTATAAAGAGAAGGGTTGGTGAGAGGGTGTTCCATCCGAATGGGGAGCAAAAAGTTCTCTTCCTAAATAAATCAGTATTCGCCGTCGCTCGGGTCTCCCCCGATAAAGGGGAGAGAGTGATAGCGTTACATAATTTGTCGGACAGGAGACGAAAGGTAAGATTGGGGGAAGGCACTTACCGTGATTTGATTTCTCAAAGAAAATACTCGAAGGATGTGAAGTTGGAGCCATACCAGGTTTGTTGGTTAAAGAGGAATTAAAGGTGTTAAAGATTTGTTAAAGGGCTTAAGCCTAATCTAATCGTAGCTAGTTAACCTTTGCTTGGATAACAGTTGAAACGTATAGGTGACAGCCCTTCTCCTAAGATAATTCTGGAAATTTCTTCCCTCAAGCGACGCCGTGACCTCTTTCCATGGAGGTAGCTTTAAGACGGCCTTTCTAAGAGAATTTCTCGACTTCAACATGTTTCTTAAAGTTTGCTCATAGCTCTTTATCCTCATTCTATCTTTATCAACATCCCTGTAGAACGTTCTCCTAACGCTCTGGGAAACCTCCAGCTTCACTTCAAGCCTGTCGAAAAGCTCATAAGTGCGTTCCAGCTCCTTATATGCCTCGCTTAAATACTCGTCGACGATCCTCTCGTCAATCTTCGCAGAGCCGTTTAATTCGGATAGGATGAGTTTAATCACCTGAGCCGCCATATCTGTTATTACCACGTCACTCCTTGGAAAATGCTGATAAATGTGGAGATCTGCCTCAGAGACCTTGTCGAGCATTTTCTTCTTCCATATGTCGATGAGCAACCCACTTTCAACGCCGTAATCGCCTGGAAAGCTGAGGGATTCGATGAAACGCCTACGCGCGGAGAACTCACCCGCCAAAGGGTATCGAATCTTGTCCAAACCCTTCAATACACCGCGTTTATTAAGTGCCTTAAGGAAGGGAATCATGAACAGCCGCGTAACCCTTCCTCCCAGCTCGTAGAAGCCCCTTTCAGGGGAGTCTAGGTTCACGGCTAAACGGGCGTAATAAGCTTTAACGAATTCTACGCCATCGGGATTTTTGTATTCTCGAAGAATCGGCATAACCAAGGAGGCTATTTGCCATTCCTCTAAGTTTCTAATATCGCTGTCCAAGTACACGAGCAGGTCGCCTGAAGCCACCGCGGTGGCCAACCATAGCCCAGATCCCTTACCTGCTGGGATCCTCGTGAACTTTAACCCAGCTTTCTCAGCCGCGTTTTGAATGTTGCTGTCCAGTTGATGAAATACTTTAAAGACGAAGTCATAGAGCCCCAATTTCGCCCTATCCTTTAAAACGGGAAACTTGTTTAGTAAATCAACTTGCTCATGAAACAGGGGTAGGATTCGGTAAGCTGTTGCGATTATTCGCTGGGCTAGAGTCTCGTCGAGCTGTCCCTCGGGGGTCCTACTTCCGTCGACGATGACGACTTCGTCGATTAAACCGTTGGTGATGAGTTGACTTAAAACCATCAACTCGTTTCTAATGACCTCGTATCGATAACCGGATAACTCACTTTTGTCTTTAAGAAAGGTTGGGATGATGACGGATATATTGATCGGGAAGGTTTGACCTCCCTCATCCTCCAATAAAACGGATTGCTTAGCCTTCAACACCTCGTCGACTAACTCCAACCGCCTTTTATAAGCGGCTTTTTCAAAAAACCGCCACAGGCGGCTTCGAACCCCCGTCAATATCATTTCATCCCTCAGCCAGCTACCACTGAGAAAAGCATCCTCAAAAATAATTAAACATATTGTCCACAAGCCCTATCTACGAGGAGACAGGAGGATGTTGGGAGTTCAATCGATGTGGCCTATAGGACTTCAATTCACCTAAAGCGAGCATTTTATGCGAAATGCATAAAAACTATGAAATTTATTCGGTCGTGGATGAAAGTTGAAGCCAGAATACGCGGCTATTTTCCTTGCGTTAATGCTCACCTCCTTCATAATTAATTGGCCTGAAGCTTGGACAGGGTCGGCTTCCATTAAGGAGGGGATGTTCTGGAAAATCAAAATGAGCGGTAGTGAGGAGGTTTATGGTTGGGGAGGCTATAGAGGAACGTTCAGGTCTACAGTCGACGGTCTTCTAAAATACGAGGTGGAGGATATTACAGATGACAGGGTCACGCTCACCATCTATGATTCTGTGGAGTGGAGCTATGATGCCTCAGGCTTCTTCGAAAAATTGTTGAAAAACGCGCGGGGCTCGGGTAGTAAAGTTCAGCGATACGACTTGATATTGGATCGATTCACAAGTAAGATTTTAGCGTCTTCCCCAGGGTACGAATTTATGGTTGGAGGCATATCTAACGAGTTAATCAACCCTGAGGAGATTGAGGTTGGTATACAGATTTCAAGGAGCCGAGTAGACCTTGATAATATGTGCGTGGAAAATAAATTTAACGTTTCTGAAACCGTGTTAAGTATCAAAGGCTTCGACATAAATGCTTGGCATTTACATTACTTCGGGATGCCAGCGGGCAGATGGATGGAGTCACTACTACCTTTAAAAAAAGCTGGGATAACTCCGTCCAACGGGTCAATTGAGCATCACCTATACTACGATAAGGATTTTGGCATTCTCATCGGCTTCGAGCTTAAAGGAAGATGCGAGTATCAAAAGGGTAGGAATTCCGTCGAGCAAAATATTAAGAAGACTTCAAGGCTCATCGAGTCAAACATATGGTATGTGAACACGTTCGACGTAGATCCTAAAGTAACAGGGTTAAGAATCGATGGGAAAGAAATTCCATCTAAAGACCTACCAAAGGCATTTCTCTACAGCGTGAGCAGCGTCCACATTGCCACAGCTCCCGAGGAAGTTTTAATGGGGGAAGTCAAATACATTTTCCAGAAATGGAGTTCGGGAGCGGAGGTTAATGAGCTCATCGTCACCTCAACAAAAACAGGTGATTTTAAAGCGATTTACTCCACACAGTACTGGCTTACGGTTAAATCAAAGCATGGATCCCCCAAAGGGGAAGGATGGTATGATTCTGGAGCTACAGCTACTTTCTCAGTGGAGTCCACCTTACCCTTTGAAGGAATACTTGGGCAACTCGGTGTCAGGTACGTCTTTGAGCGCTGGAGCGGGGACTCCAACGCCGCCACGATAGAAGCCACGATCATAATGGACTCGCCGAAAACGGTTGAAGCCATTTGGAGAATAGACTACGCCCCATTATACATATTAATATTAACCCTCATAATACTTATCGCCATACTATACGCCATCTATAAGTTGAAACGCAGGCTGGATCAAGTAATAGTGCGCCTTCAAGAACGCTACCATATAAATGTTTAACGTTAGAATCGTTCCATAAATAACGTAAGCCAACTTATCCAAAACACTTCACGCCGCATAGGTTTGACCGTCTTTAAAATCGAAAAATTATCTATGAGCCCTTTATCCAGCTTTCCACAGTCCCTGCCGCTTGGAGAATGGAGCTCACGATAGCGTCTGGTGGCTCTTTAAAGTGTTTTAACAAATTATATACGTCTCTTTGAACGTAGATAGTCCTCATCTTTATTTTCTTCGCTCCAAGTATATCGGTTTCATAAGTGTCGCCTATCATGACTCCTTCCTCCGATTCAACATTAAGGGCCTTCAAAGTTTTCAGGAAAGGCTCCTCTCTGGGTTTTCTTACACCTAGCTCAGCCGATGTGGTCACAACGTCGAAATAGGAGCTTAAGCCTAGCTTTGAAACCAATTTCCTCACCATCCAATCACTTCTACTATTGGATACAACGGCCATCTTAACGTCGAGCCGCCTGAGTTTTTCAAGAGCCTCAAAGGAATCTTGGAATACGTGCCACGCCTCGAGCTCAGCTCTATAATAAGCCCGCTCGAGCTTCACTAACATTAATGGAGCCGCATCTACTCGTAACTTCTCTAAAGTTTCATGGAAAACTTTCTTAATTGTGATTTCAACACTATTCTTCTCGCATAGCTTAGCTGTTTTTTCCCTAACCCTCTTTAAAACAGTAATAAATCTTTCAAATTCCACATCCAACCCTAATTTCATCAACGTCCCCCATGTTTCTTTTAACCGAACCTTCTCCACCCATTCCTTTTTTCCAAAAGGGATGTGAATGAGGGTTTCTCCTAAATCCATCAATACAGCTTTAATCTTCATGGCCAATTCACCAGGACCCTTAACACTTTGTTAAGATGGTGTCTGAGTGGTTAATTCTAAATCTAAAATGAAGTGGTTTAAGCTATTTAAAACGAAGCGAAATCCAATTTAAGTAGAGTCGGGTTAAGGGTTAATTGGACTTCATGCTCGTTATGTGTCTGTGAATTTAAAAAGGAACTTTAACCATTAAGTTGAGGGTCAGCCTTTAATGAAGAACTCTGGGACGCTGTTAAAGATCGCGTTAGTCAGAACGTCCTTGCATCGAGGATCTGGCCAGGTCCAGCACATAAAGGGTTTAGCCTCGGAGCTCTTGAAAATGGGGCACTCGGTCACCGTGTACGCGAGGAGTGTTGAAGTGGATTTAGCTCCCATCCAAGTAGCGCAGGTATCCACGCCATCCAGTAACATGCCCTTTATCAGGCACTTCACGTTTCCCATAGCTTTCAGGAGAACACTTAACTCAGCGGACCTCATTCACACACAGTATCACCCAGACATCTTCGCAGGCAATTTTATACGCCAAATAAGCAAGCTACCCCACGTCTTCACTTACCATGGATTTTCCCCTGTAAGGGTTTGGAGAAACGTTAGGCAGAGAGTTAAAATGTTAGATCATAGAATCGGAGCCTTTTTCGGTCTAAGAGGAGGAGTAGACAAGATAATATCGGTAAGCCATTATCTTCGAAAAGAGCTTGAAAACAAATATTTAGTAGGTCGAGACAAGATCCACGTCATATATAATGGTGTGGACCTTAAAAGGTTTAGACCTAACCTTGAAACTCGTGATCTCCGAGATAGGTTTAAACTTAAGGATTCACATGTGATTTTGTTTGTTGGTAGGCTTGTTCCATATAAGGGGGCGGAGTTCCTCTTGGAGGCGATTCCTAAGGTTTTAAAGGCACATCCGAAGACGAAGTTCATGATTGTCGGCTCCCCAAGGTACGACTCCCCCAGAGTTGGAAGAATGCTTCAAAGGATGGATGTTAGAAAATCTCTGATTTTCACAGGATACGTTGAGGACCATGAGCTTCCATATTTTTACGCCCTATGCGACGTGTTCTCCTTTCCAAGCTTGTGGGAGGGCTTTGGCTTACCACCAGCTGAGGCTCAAGCCTGCGGTAAGCCCGTTGTCGCCTTCAATCACTGCTCGCTACCCGAGGTTGTGGCGAACGATAGGACAGGCATACTCGTCCAACCGGGAAACTCTGAAGCCATGGCTGACGCGTTAATCTACCTTTTGGATAATGAAGACAGAAGGGTCAAAATGGGATTAGAGGGTAGGAAAAGGGTTGAAGTGTTGTTTAACTGGACAAATGTAGCGAAAGAAACCTTAAAGGTCTATGAGAAAGTGCTACAAGTTTAAAGGAGATACTTCTTGTACAAACCTTAAAAGTTTTCTCGCATAGATTCATGGCATAAAAGACGCGTTGTATGCTATGCTTCCTACAGGCTTGTGTGCCGCGGTTCTCTCCATGTTTATAGCTACACAAAAGCTGCACAAAATATTCCTGAATTTAAAGCAGCCCTTACCGGCCTCCCTTGTGATTCTTGCGACCAACCTGATTGCAACAATAATGTTGTGGTCGCACCATAGAAAGCGCGATTAACCACGTTAATTTTTAAACAATCTTTACAGAGCTTCTATACGAAAACTCTTATAACGCCTGATATTATCCCTATATTAAAGGGTTAAGAAACGCTCTTCTTGATAGACATTTTACCTTCCACTGTAATTCAAAAACTTAAACGAATTTTCTAGAATTGGGTAAAAAGCTAGGTTTTAAGCTGGTAGATTGAAATGTTTACGGCAAAATGTTTAAATTAGAAGAAGGTTTTCGGTTAGCTCCGGTTTACAATGCCCCTGAATCAAATTCTGTTAGATATGTGGATGACTTTTTTACAGATGATGCCTAAAGTTGTCGGGTCAATCATAATTTTGGCTTTGGGCTGGGCGATTGGAAGGATGCTAGGGAAAGGCGTTTCCAAAGCTCTAGAGAGAGCTGGCGTTGACGACGCAGTGCGGAGAACACTGCTCGGCAGAGCCTTGGAGCGTTCGGGGATCAGCACGGTACGGTTTTTCGACCTTACCGTCCGATGGTTCATCTATTTGGTTGCAGTGTTCGGAGCTGTTAACGTATTGGAGATAACAGCCCTCACCGAGTATATGAGAAGTGTGGTGGAGTACCTGCCCAGTTTTATCGGGGGCGTTTTCCTGTTAATTTTAGGATTCATAATCGTTGACTTCATCGGAGACGCCATCGCCTCGGTCGGCAGAGAGGTTAGGGTAGAGTTTGCAGGCATCATCTCCGCTGGTTTAAAGCTTCTGCTCTACTTCGTGGTTTTGACTATAGCATTGAAAATGATGAGGATTGACGTTGAGATCTTGTACATTTTCGCCAGGGCGTTAGCATGGGGAGCGGCAGTAGGAGTCGCCGTCGGGATTGGAATCGCATTTGGCTGGGGCTTCAAAGACGTCGTAGCAAAGAACGCGAAGAAATGGTTCGCCTCAACTACTAAGGCGGCTGAGAAAGTTGAAGACTTCTGGAAGTGGTATACCAGGAGAATAGAGGAGTGAGTGAGGATTTAAGGCTAAGAAATTAGCGGAATAATTTTTTTATCGCATATCGTGTCCCAGCTAAATCTTTTAATCACGTTGTGGAAGTTACTTTCCACCCTATCCGTTATAAATAACTTGTAGATTCTGAACGCTATGCTTTTGGGGTCATCGTTTAAGTCAAACATGTATCCCTCTATATCGTCTCTGATGAGCTCCTTGAATGGAGGTATCCTGGAGCAAAAAACGGGCTTCCTCGCGGCTCCAGCTTCTATGATAGGCATTCCAAACCCTTCCTCCCTGCTGGGAATGAATATTAAATCAGCTATGTTATACACATCGGCGACGCTCCACTTGACTATTTCACCGTTCTCATACTCTCGATATAAGCCAATGACTTCGTGACAGAATATGACGTTTTCCTCTAACCCTCTTCTTTCGATTAACTCCTTCAAATAGTCGAGATACTCTACACCCTCTTTAACAGCTTGATGATCCGGCGGTCCAGTGATTAAGACCTTCACTTGTCGAGCGTCTCTCATCAAGTGTTTTAACTCATCCGCCACGAATAAGGCAAGCTCTATGTTTTTTCTCGGCGTCACTCGAACGGGTACGAGAAGGACCTCATCTTCAAAGGATAATCCAAGCTTTCGCATTAGAAGCTTTGTGGTTTCGTCTATTTTTATATAGTCTTCAAGCTCAACTCCGTTAGGAATGACGTTGATAGATGGTATTCGATAGGGTTCAGGCATCTCCCTAAACTGTTTAGCTCTAAACTCAGTAGGAGTCACATAGGTGACTTTTGGGCTATAGTGATGTAGGAGGTTTATAGGAAACTGGTTCTTGACCACGTTCAAATCAACCCTGAAAAGGAAGCTGTCGTGTAACCAGAAAATAATCTTCGCTTTCACCTCATCAACTAATTCGTTCACAGCCGCAGTAGCCGGGTAGTTGAAGGGCATTGATGGAATGTTATGGATTATCAAAACCTTCATACCGCGTGCAAAATCTTTGAGGCGGTCTTTAACTTCAGACTTTACAGCGTTGAATGCCTCATTTTCTCCTTTTCTCATAATGACTTCATGAATCCTCTGCACATCCTTATGTCTAGGAGAAAGAAGTGGAATTTCATGCTCCTCGACACCCGGGTAACCCACGTTACCTCCAGCCCCATAGATTAAATGAACTTCATATTCTCTTTCCCTTAATAACCTCGTATGATGGTCTATGACTGCTTCCACGCCACCAACCTCCCGCTTAGGGGCAGTGTAATGTACAATCCCTATTGTCTTCAACTTCGCATCCTAGCCATGTGAAGTAAACCATGAATTTCAGCTTTTCTGTAAGGGACATATTTAGTTTAGGATCATTTGGGAACCAACACTTCACGCTCCGAAAAACGGTTCAAGAATGTTATAGAAGTATAGGATTAATGGTAGCGCCATCTTGGGCCGGTGGGCGTATCTTCGACGACGAACCCTGCCTCTTGAAGGTGTTTTCTCAACACGTCCGAGAGCCCATATTCCTTCCTACTCCTCAGCTCTTCTCTAATCTTTATGATGATGCTCATAAGTTTCTCAACCTTTCCGTCCCCTGATACTTCTGCGCGTAGAAACCCAAATATATAGTCGATCTTCTCCAACAGTTTTAAAGCCGACTCTACGCCTTTAAGGGATGGCTCTGCAGAGAGATATTCGTTAATACTTTTCGCCGCTTGCAGAATTATGGCGAGGGCCTTTGGCGTGTTGAAGTCTTCATCCATCGCCTTATATAGTTTTTCTTCAATCAACTTTAACTCCTCAAACAGTCGCCCATCGCTGGGAGTGGATGTGGTTAAATCCTCGGTCATTAGGGCCATCAATTCTCGGTAGACGTTGTTGATGGTTTTAACGTTCTCCTCAGATTGCCTTAAGCTCGCGTAGGTGAAGTCTATGGGGCTTCTATAGTGGCTGGATAGGAAGAACATTCTCAGGGCTTCAGGGGAGCTTTCCTTCAACGCATCCCTAACGGTGATGAAGTTTTTCAGCGACTTGGACATCTTTTTCCCGTTTATGGTGAGGACACCGGTGTGAACCCAGTAATTCACTAAAGGTTTAGCCCCAGTATAGGCTTCGGCTTGAGCTATTTCGGCTTCGTGATGCGGGAAGACGAGCTCAACAGCTCCACCATGGATGTCGTATTGAGGTCCAAAATACGTTATGGTGATAGCTGTGTCCTCAATATGCCATCCGGGCCTCCCATTCCCCCATGGGCTGCTCCAGCTGGGCTCCCCTGGCTTAGCCGCCTTCCATAGGGCGAAGTCGCCTAGACTGCGCTTCTTGGGGTTTGGATCGATTCGATGCTTCACCAACTCCTCTGGCTTCTGATGGGAAAGCTTCCCATACTCTGGGAACCGTGAGATATCGTAGTAAACGTCTCCATCCACGACGTAGGCGTATCCTTTTTCGATGAGAGCCTTAATCTGCTGTATGATTTCATGGATGTGCTCAGACGCCTTGGCGAATAGGTTTACGCTGTCTATTTTTAAGGCCTTCAAATCCCTGTAAAACTCTCCGGCCATCTCCTCAGCCAGCTTGAATGGGGTGGTATTCAACTCACGGGCCCTTTTAATGATCTTGTCATCTATGTCGGTGATGTTCATAATGTAGAAAACGCTGTATCCTCTAAGCCTAAGGTACTTGGCCATCACGTCGTAGGCTACGTAGGTTCGGGCGTGGCCTAAGTGGGACAGGTCGTATACGGTTGGACCGCAGACAAACATGTTTACCCTGTTATCTTTTAGAGGTTTGAATTCCCGTTGAGTCCTCGTCAACGTATCGTAGATCGTTAACGGCATTGAGATCAACCCTCAGCCTCAACCTTAGAGTTTGTACCCGATTCGCCTTAGAAACTCCTTACGGGACTTTACGTCTTCTCCTCCCTCTATTCCTTTGCTCTTAAATCCATCCACAACCCCGATGATTCCTTTCCCCTGCTCTGTTTCGACGATGAGTACTTCGATGGGGTTAGCCGTGGCGCAGTACACGGTGCATACTTCCTGAACCATTTTAACGGCGTTTAAGACGTTGATTGGGTAAACTCCCCTCAAGATCACGATGAAGGAATGTCCAGCCCCAATCTCATAAGCCTTCTCAGCAGCCCATTTCTCCAACTCCCCATCCGTACCCGCATGCCTTACCAAGCACGGTCCTGAGGACTCGCAGAACCCTAATCCAAACCTGATCCCTGGAATGGAGGTAACCAAAGCCTCATACAAGTCTTCAACGGTTTTGATGAAATGTGACATCCCAAGGATGATGTTGCATCCTTCAGGAACTTCTATCTTTACACTTTTGATCTCCAACTCTCCCGCCCTTCGCTAATGTCTCAGCGAATCTTTGAGTACGAGCGATATAAGAGTTTACCATCGCCTTCTTTAGCATATAAGCGACCTTTTTCAACGCGTTTGCAACCTCAGGCGACAAACCCTCTTTAAAGCTTAGGTTCGCAGCCTGTACTCCCAAAAGCATAATATCCACTTTCATCACGCTTTTCAGGAACTCTGAGAAAACGCCTAACGGAATCGAATGTGTGGAAACCGCGATTTCACCGCCTTCCTT
The nucleotide sequence above comes from Candidatus Bathyarchaeia archaeon. Encoded proteins:
- a CDS encoding alpha-amylase family glycosyl hydrolase — protein: MISDKTERRMLEKLTFLYGDDRGRWAYAELIELLKRFSNQFKPRISSERFSEKDVVLIAYADMIRNDAHPIRALTAFAKKYLKGKVNTIHLLPFIRYDSDRGFSIIDYREVDSRIGDWSDIAELKKNFKLMFDLVLNHVSDKHFWFQEFRKGNPQYRDYFIWFDESTLPSKELLERVVRPRLTPILSRYETVEGEKFVWTTFPHNQVDLNYRNERVLLEMVDIMLFYVSKGADIIRLDAVPYLWKELGTSCLNLKQAHLIVQLLRDILNAVAPHVSILVEANVHHKDNVQYFGDGRNEAHIVYNFTLPPLLIHAFYTEDASHLSKLVGLLENPSGETTYLNILDTHDGIGLLSVKDVLTDREIEKMVKKSVENGGLVSNMRDPDGGESPYEMNITWWCALQSTYLSIKTETDTLIKRYLASRAIALSLKGVPAIYLNGLLGALNDLEGAKRTGYNRDINRRNFNLSDLLREIEDKNSRTHSVFYGYLNLIKRRVGERVFHPNGEQKVLFLNKSVFAVARVSPDKGERVIALHNLSDRRRKVRLGEGTYRDLISQRKYSKDVKLEPYQVCWLKRN
- a CDS encoding HAD family hydrolase; this encodes MKIKAVLMDLGETLIHIPFGKKEWVEKVRLKETWGTLMKLGLDVEFERFITVLKRVREKTAKLCEKNSVEITIKKVFHETLEKLRVDAAPLMLVKLERAYYRAELEAWHVFQDSFEALEKLRRLDVKMAVVSNSRSDWMVRKLVSKLGLSSYFDVVTTSAELGVRKPREEPFLKTLKALNVESEEGVMIGDTYETDILGAKKIKMRTIYVQRDVYNLLKHFKEPPDAIVSSILQAAGTVESWIKGS
- a CDS encoding glycosyltransferase family 4 protein encodes the protein MKNSGTLLKIALVRTSLHRGSGQVQHIKGLASELLKMGHSVTVYARSVEVDLAPIQVAQVSTPSSNMPFIRHFTFPIAFRRTLNSADLIHTQYHPDIFAGNFIRQISKLPHVFTYHGFSPVRVWRNVRQRVKMLDHRIGAFFGLRGGVDKIISVSHYLRKELENKYLVGRDKIHVIYNGVDLKRFRPNLETRDLRDRFKLKDSHVILFVGRLVPYKGAEFLLEAIPKVLKAHPKTKFMIVGSPRYDSPRVGRMLQRMDVRKSLIFTGYVEDHELPYFYALCDVFSFPSLWEGFGLPPAEAQACGKPVVAFNHCSLPEVVANDRTGILVQPGNSEAMADALIYLLDNEDRRVKMGLEGRKRVEVLFNWTNVAKETLKVYEKVLQV
- a CDS encoding glycosyltransferase family 4 protein; protein product: MKTIGIVHYTAPKREVGGVEAVIDHHTRLLREREYEVHLIYGAGGNVGYPGVEEHEIPLLSPRHKDVQRIHEVIMRKGENEAFNAVKSEVKDRLKDFARGMKVLIIHNIPSMPFNYPATAAVNELVDEVKAKIIFWLHDSFLFRVDLNVVKNQFPINLLHHYSPKVTYVTPTEFRAKQFREMPEPYRIPSINVIPNGVELEDYIKIDETTKLLMRKLGLSFEDEVLLVPVRVTPRKNIELALFVADELKHLMRDARQVKVLITGPPDHQAVKEGVEYLDYLKELIERRGLEENVIFCHEVIGLYREYENGEIVKWSVADVYNIADLIFIPSREEGFGMPIIEAGAARKPVFCSRIPPFKELIRDDIEGYMFDLNDDPKSIAFRIYKLFITDRVESNFHNVIKRFSWDTICDKKIIPLIS
- the cysS gene encoding cysteine--tRNA ligase, producing MPLTIYDTLTRTQREFKPLKDNRVNMFVCGPTVYDLSHLGHARTYVAYDVMAKYLRLRGYSVFYIMNITDIDDKIIKRARELNTTPFKLAEEMAGEFYRDLKALKIDSVNLFAKASEHIHEIIQQIKALIEKGYAYVVDGDVYYDISRFPEYGKLSHQKPEELVKHRIDPNPKKRSLGDFALWKAAKPGEPSWSSPWGNGRPGWHIEDTAITITYFGPQYDIHGGAVELVFPHHEAEIAQAEAYTGAKPLVNYWVHTGVLTINGKKMSKSLKNFITVRDALKESSPEALRMFFLSSHYRSPIDFTYASLRQSEENVKTINNVYRELMALMTEDLTTSTPSDGRLFEELKLIEEKLYKAMDEDFNTPKALAIILQAAKSINEYLSAEPSLKGVESALKLLEKIDYIFGFLRAEVSGDGKVEKLMSIIIKIREELRSRKEYGLSDVLRKHLQEAGFVVEDTPTGPRWRYH
- a CDS encoding adenosine-specific kinase produces the protein MEIKSVKIEVPEGCNIILGMSHFIKTVEDLYEALVTSIPGIRFGLGFCESSGPCLVRHAGTDGELEKWAAEKAYEIGAGHSFIVILRGVYPINVLNAVKMVQEVCTVYCATANPIEVLIVETEQGKGIIGVVDGFKSKGIEGGEDVKSRKEFLRRIGYKL